A single genomic interval of Camelus bactrianus isolate YW-2024 breed Bactrian camel chromosome 15, ASM4877302v1, whole genome shotgun sequence harbors:
- the CCDC142 gene encoding coiled-coil domain-containing protein 142 isoform X4, which translates to MAQASRSGGLLSPLATVPSLRAQPGGTVEEQWQSERAGALRRDVRGRPGLPAAGSIPCLDPRPGGAPGGQPCWVAPADAGEHREAGAAAWGREPAAGGPIPPALQRLRAVFLRLHREREQLLQARDCARRLQAAVRLLRILSPGVPPASPSPGPLPQLCRDLLPHPSRGAVLRSGLEETLEPLLLARPIGLAAQRLEATIEMQLRALGRAPASPGLSSQLADLLLALPAYHQLQGKALSHVPGAARPFPPARVLRLLTGERGCLVAGWLNEALGVSGLRDQLRRRCHEERELLPGLLGLMEGVACPVSPGLGLGGAGALWSQYWTLLWAACAQSLDLNLGPWKDPREAAQQLKNALGQASLPQECEKELASLCHNLIHQSLLWSWDQDALRELRSGMLLWQPPGPAPLALGLCTLQTTLLWFWSRTQKHLAAWAPGSFLLLTLKDLPPLLREAEALSSLASEESLALEVEQQLGLEIRKLTAQVQLLPEESLGLFFQECHKQATQDFELYMPRGRYWRHRLCPELPSIPSEYAGLVVRRILEPVLQGLQGLPPQAQAPALSQALTAILGAWLNHILTHGIRFSLQGALQLRQDFAVVRELLEEEQWGLSPELRQTLLMLSIFQQLDGALLCLLQQPLPKTQVHRRPSCCCACNDILNTDLPSSSLNSLESLEPPLQPGAPRAQTAQLLSTLWGGGPSPEAYLVGNQQAWLALRQHQHPRWHLPFLSCLGTSSES; encoded by the exons ATGGCCCAGGCGTCTCGCTCCGGTGGTCTTCTGTCTCCGCTCGCTACCGTGCCGTCGTTGCGGGCGCAGCCCGGGGGCACTGTGGAGGAGCAGTGGCAGAGCGAGCGGGCGGGCGCTCTCCGCCGGGACGTTCGTGGCAGGCCGGGGCTGCCGGCTGCCGGGAGCATCCCCTGCCTGGACCCACGGCCCGGcggagctccaggagggcagccaTGCTGGGTGGCGCCGGCAGACGCAGGAGAGCACCGCGAGGCCGGCGCTGCGGCCTGGGGGCGGGAGCCGGCAGCTGGCGGCCCGATCCCGCCTGCGCTGCAGCGTCTCCGGGCGGTGTTCCTGCGGCTGCACCGGGAGCGAGAGCAGCTCCTCCAAGCCCGGGACTGCGCCCGCCGCCTCCAGGCAGCCGTGCGCCTCCTGAGGATCCTGAGTCCCGGCGTGCCAcccgccagccccagccccggccccttGCCTCAGCTGTGCCGCGACCTGCTGCCGCACCCTTCCAGAGGGGCAGTCCTGCGAAGCGGCCTTGAGGAGACCCTCGAGCCGCTCCTCCTGGCGCGCCCCATCGGACTAGCAGCCCAACGCCTGGAGGCTACAATCGAGATGCAGCTTCGGGCTCTGGGCCGGGCGCCCGCGAGCCCGGGCCTGTCGTCCCAACTCGCCGACCTGCTGCTGGCGCTTCCCGCCTACCACCAGCTGCAGGGAAAAGCCTTGAGCCACGTCCCAGGGGCCGCGCGCCCTTTTCCCCCGGCCCGTGTGCTCCGCCTCCTGACAGGGGAGCGGGGTTGCCTGGTAGCAGGTTGGCTGAATGAGGCGCTCGGGGTATCCGGCTTGCGGGACCAGCTCCGCAGGCGGTGCCACGAGGAGCGCGAGCTGCTGCCAGGGCTACTGGGCCTGATGGAGGGCGTGGCGTGTCCAGTCAGCCCTGGACTAGGGCTTGGCGGGGCTGGAGCCCTGTGGAGCCAGTACTGGACCCTGCTGTGGGCAGCCTGTGCGCAAAGTCTGGACCTAAATCTAGGACCCTGGAAGGACCCCAGGGAAGCGGCACAACAGCTGAAAAATGCACTGGGTCAGG CATCACTGCCTCAGGAGTGTGAGAAGGAGCTGGCGTCTTTGTGTCACAACCTAATTCATCAGTCTCTTCTCTGGAGCTGGGACCAAG ATGCCCTTCGAGAACTCAGATCAGGGATGCTCCTCTGGCAGCCTCCAG gtccTGCACCTCTTGCCTTGGGGCTCTGTACCCTGCAGACCACCTTGCTCTGGTTTTGGAGCAGAACTCAGAAGCACCTGGCAGCATGGGCCCCAGGTTCCTTCCTGCTCCTGACCCTGAAGGACCTACCT CCTCTATTGCGTGAGGCAGAAGCTCTGTCTAGCCTGGCTTCAGAGGAAAGCTTGGCCCTGGAGGTGGAGCAGCAGTTGGGCCTGGAGATCCGGAAGCTGACTGCACAGGTCCAG CTCCTACCAGAAGAGTCACTAGGTCTCTTTTTTCAAGAATGTCATAAACAAGCCACACAGGACTTCGAACTCTATATGCCACGGGGTCGGTACTGGCGGCATCGTCTCTGTCCTG AACTTCCCAGCATTCCTAGTGAGTATGCTGGGTTGGTGGTCCGCAGGATACTGGAGCCTGTGTTGCAAGGATTGCAAGGACTGCCACCCCAagcccaggcccctgccctcagccAGGCGCTGACTGCCATCCTGGGTGCCTGGCTCAACCACATCCTCACCCATGGGATCCGGTTCAG CCTGCAGGGGGCGCTGCAGCTCAGACAAGACTTTGCAGTGGTCCGGGAGTTGCTGGAGGAGGAGCAGTGGGGCCTGTCCCCAGAACTTCGCCAGACTCTGCTCATGCTCAGCATCTTCCAGCAGCTGGACGGGGCACTGCTGTGTCTATTGCAGCAGCCCTTGCCCAAGACTCAAGTCCACAGGAGGCCTTCCTGTTGCT GTGCATGTAATGACATCCTGAACACGGACCTGCCCAGCAGCAGCCTCAACAGCCTGGAGAGCTTGGAGCCTCCTCTTCAGCCTGGAGCACCCCGAGCCCAGACAGCTCAGCTGCTAAGCACACTATGGGGAGGAGGACCTAGCCCTGAGGCTTACCTGGTAGGAAATCAGCAGGCCTGGCTTGCCCTGAGGCAGCACCAGCACCCGCGCTGGCACTTACCTTTTCTTTCCTGCCTGGGAACCAGTTCTGAATCCTAA
- the CCDC142 gene encoding coiled-coil domain-containing protein 142 isoform X5 translates to MAQASRSGGLLSPLATVPSLRAQPGGTVEEQWQSERAGALRRDVRGRPGLPAAGSIPCLDPRPGGAPGGQPCWVAPADAGEHREAGAAAWGREPAAGGPIPPALQRLRAVFLRLHREREQLLQARDCARRLQAAVRLLRILSPGVPPASPSPGPLPQLCRDLLPHPSRGAVLRSGLEETLEPLLLARPIGLAAQRLEATIEMQLRALGRAPASPGLSSQLADLLLALPAYHQLQGKALSHVPGAARPFPPARVLRLLTGERGCLVAGWLNEALGVSGLRDQLRRRCHEERELLPGLLGLMEGVACPVSPGLGLGGAGALWSQYWTLLWAACAQSLDLNLGPWKDPREAAQQLKNALGQDALRELRSGMLLWQPPGPAPLALGLCTLQTTLLWFWSRTQKHLAAWAPGSFLLLTLKDLPPLLREAEALSSLASEESLALEVEQQLGLEIRKLTAQVQLLPEESLGLFFQECHKQATQDFELYMPRGRYWRHRLCPELPSIPSEYAGLVVRRILEPVLQGLQGLPPQAQAPALSQALTAILGAWLNHILTHGIRFSLQGALQLRQDFAVVRELLEEEQWGLSPELRQTLLMLSIFQQLDGALLCLLQQPLPKTQVHRRPSCCCACNDILNTDLPSSSLNSLESLEPPLQPGAPRAQTAQLLSTLWGGGPSPEAYLVGNQQAWLALRQHQHPRWHLPFLSCLGTSSES, encoded by the exons ATGGCCCAGGCGTCTCGCTCCGGTGGTCTTCTGTCTCCGCTCGCTACCGTGCCGTCGTTGCGGGCGCAGCCCGGGGGCACTGTGGAGGAGCAGTGGCAGAGCGAGCGGGCGGGCGCTCTCCGCCGGGACGTTCGTGGCAGGCCGGGGCTGCCGGCTGCCGGGAGCATCCCCTGCCTGGACCCACGGCCCGGcggagctccaggagggcagccaTGCTGGGTGGCGCCGGCAGACGCAGGAGAGCACCGCGAGGCCGGCGCTGCGGCCTGGGGGCGGGAGCCGGCAGCTGGCGGCCCGATCCCGCCTGCGCTGCAGCGTCTCCGGGCGGTGTTCCTGCGGCTGCACCGGGAGCGAGAGCAGCTCCTCCAAGCCCGGGACTGCGCCCGCCGCCTCCAGGCAGCCGTGCGCCTCCTGAGGATCCTGAGTCCCGGCGTGCCAcccgccagccccagccccggccccttGCCTCAGCTGTGCCGCGACCTGCTGCCGCACCCTTCCAGAGGGGCAGTCCTGCGAAGCGGCCTTGAGGAGACCCTCGAGCCGCTCCTCCTGGCGCGCCCCATCGGACTAGCAGCCCAACGCCTGGAGGCTACAATCGAGATGCAGCTTCGGGCTCTGGGCCGGGCGCCCGCGAGCCCGGGCCTGTCGTCCCAACTCGCCGACCTGCTGCTGGCGCTTCCCGCCTACCACCAGCTGCAGGGAAAAGCCTTGAGCCACGTCCCAGGGGCCGCGCGCCCTTTTCCCCCGGCCCGTGTGCTCCGCCTCCTGACAGGGGAGCGGGGTTGCCTGGTAGCAGGTTGGCTGAATGAGGCGCTCGGGGTATCCGGCTTGCGGGACCAGCTCCGCAGGCGGTGCCACGAGGAGCGCGAGCTGCTGCCAGGGCTACTGGGCCTGATGGAGGGCGTGGCGTGTCCAGTCAGCCCTGGACTAGGGCTTGGCGGGGCTGGAGCCCTGTGGAGCCAGTACTGGACCCTGCTGTGGGCAGCCTGTGCGCAAAGTCTGGACCTAAATCTAGGACCCTGGAAGGACCCCAGGGAAGCGGCACAACAGCTGAAAAATGCACTGGGTCAGG ATGCCCTTCGAGAACTCAGATCAGGGATGCTCCTCTGGCAGCCTCCAG gtccTGCACCTCTTGCCTTGGGGCTCTGTACCCTGCAGACCACCTTGCTCTGGTTTTGGAGCAGAACTCAGAAGCACCTGGCAGCATGGGCCCCAGGTTCCTTCCTGCTCCTGACCCTGAAGGACCTACCT CCTCTATTGCGTGAGGCAGAAGCTCTGTCTAGCCTGGCTTCAGAGGAAAGCTTGGCCCTGGAGGTGGAGCAGCAGTTGGGCCTGGAGATCCGGAAGCTGACTGCACAGGTCCAG CTCCTACCAGAAGAGTCACTAGGTCTCTTTTTTCAAGAATGTCATAAACAAGCCACACAGGACTTCGAACTCTATATGCCACGGGGTCGGTACTGGCGGCATCGTCTCTGTCCTG AACTTCCCAGCATTCCTAGTGAGTATGCTGGGTTGGTGGTCCGCAGGATACTGGAGCCTGTGTTGCAAGGATTGCAAGGACTGCCACCCCAagcccaggcccctgccctcagccAGGCGCTGACTGCCATCCTGGGTGCCTGGCTCAACCACATCCTCACCCATGGGATCCGGTTCAG CCTGCAGGGGGCGCTGCAGCTCAGACAAGACTTTGCAGTGGTCCGGGAGTTGCTGGAGGAGGAGCAGTGGGGCCTGTCCCCAGAACTTCGCCAGACTCTGCTCATGCTCAGCATCTTCCAGCAGCTGGACGGGGCACTGCTGTGTCTATTGCAGCAGCCCTTGCCCAAGACTCAAGTCCACAGGAGGCCTTCCTGTTGCT GTGCATGTAATGACATCCTGAACACGGACCTGCCCAGCAGCAGCCTCAACAGCCTGGAGAGCTTGGAGCCTCCTCTTCAGCCTGGAGCACCCCGAGCCCAGACAGCTCAGCTGCTAAGCACACTATGGGGAGGAGGACCTAGCCCTGAGGCTTACCTGGTAGGAAATCAGCAGGCCTGGCTTGCCCTGAGGCAGCACCAGCACCCGCGCTGGCACTTACCTTTTCTTTCCTGCCTGGGAACCAGTTCTGAATCCTAA
- the CCDC142 gene encoding coiled-coil domain-containing protein 142 isoform X6: MAQASRSGGLLSPLATVPSLRAQPGGTVEEQWQSERAGALRRDVRGRPGLPAAGSIPCLDPRPGGAPGGQPCWVAPADAGEHREAGAAAWGREPAAGGPIPPALQRLRAVFLRLHREREQLLQARDCARRLQAAVRLLRILSPGVPPASPSPGPLPQLCRDLLPHPSRGAVLRSGLEETLEPLLLARPIGLAAQRLEATIEMQLRALGRAPASPGLSSQLADLLLALPAYHQLQGKALSHVPGAARPFPPARVLRLLTGERGCLVAGWLNEALGVSGLRDQLRRRCHEERELLPGLLGLMEGVACPVSPGLGLGGAGALWSQYWTLLWAACAQSLDLNLGPWKDPREAAQQLKNALGQGPAPLALGLCTLQTTLLWFWSRTQKHLAAWAPGSFLLLTLKDLPPLLREAEALSSLASEESLALEVEQQLGLEIRKLTAQVQLLPEESLGLFFQECHKQATQDFELYMPRGRYWRHRLCPELPSIPSEYAGLVVRRILEPVLQGLQGLPPQAQAPALSQALTAILGAWLNHILTHGIRFSLQGALQLRQDFAVVRELLEEEQWGLSPELRQTLLMLSIFQQLDGALLCLLQQPLPKTQVHRRPSCCCACNDILNTDLPSSSLNSLESLEPPLQPGAPRAQTAQLLSTLWGGGPSPEAYLVGNQQAWLALRQHQHPRWHLPFLSCLGTSSES; this comes from the exons ATGGCCCAGGCGTCTCGCTCCGGTGGTCTTCTGTCTCCGCTCGCTACCGTGCCGTCGTTGCGGGCGCAGCCCGGGGGCACTGTGGAGGAGCAGTGGCAGAGCGAGCGGGCGGGCGCTCTCCGCCGGGACGTTCGTGGCAGGCCGGGGCTGCCGGCTGCCGGGAGCATCCCCTGCCTGGACCCACGGCCCGGcggagctccaggagggcagccaTGCTGGGTGGCGCCGGCAGACGCAGGAGAGCACCGCGAGGCCGGCGCTGCGGCCTGGGGGCGGGAGCCGGCAGCTGGCGGCCCGATCCCGCCTGCGCTGCAGCGTCTCCGGGCGGTGTTCCTGCGGCTGCACCGGGAGCGAGAGCAGCTCCTCCAAGCCCGGGACTGCGCCCGCCGCCTCCAGGCAGCCGTGCGCCTCCTGAGGATCCTGAGTCCCGGCGTGCCAcccgccagccccagccccggccccttGCCTCAGCTGTGCCGCGACCTGCTGCCGCACCCTTCCAGAGGGGCAGTCCTGCGAAGCGGCCTTGAGGAGACCCTCGAGCCGCTCCTCCTGGCGCGCCCCATCGGACTAGCAGCCCAACGCCTGGAGGCTACAATCGAGATGCAGCTTCGGGCTCTGGGCCGGGCGCCCGCGAGCCCGGGCCTGTCGTCCCAACTCGCCGACCTGCTGCTGGCGCTTCCCGCCTACCACCAGCTGCAGGGAAAAGCCTTGAGCCACGTCCCAGGGGCCGCGCGCCCTTTTCCCCCGGCCCGTGTGCTCCGCCTCCTGACAGGGGAGCGGGGTTGCCTGGTAGCAGGTTGGCTGAATGAGGCGCTCGGGGTATCCGGCTTGCGGGACCAGCTCCGCAGGCGGTGCCACGAGGAGCGCGAGCTGCTGCCAGGGCTACTGGGCCTGATGGAGGGCGTGGCGTGTCCAGTCAGCCCTGGACTAGGGCTTGGCGGGGCTGGAGCCCTGTGGAGCCAGTACTGGACCCTGCTGTGGGCAGCCTGTGCGCAAAGTCTGGACCTAAATCTAGGACCCTGGAAGGACCCCAGGGAAGCGGCACAACAGCTGAAAAATGCACTGGGTCAGG gtccTGCACCTCTTGCCTTGGGGCTCTGTACCCTGCAGACCACCTTGCTCTGGTTTTGGAGCAGAACTCAGAAGCACCTGGCAGCATGGGCCCCAGGTTCCTTCCTGCTCCTGACCCTGAAGGACCTACCT CCTCTATTGCGTGAGGCAGAAGCTCTGTCTAGCCTGGCTTCAGAGGAAAGCTTGGCCCTGGAGGTGGAGCAGCAGTTGGGCCTGGAGATCCGGAAGCTGACTGCACAGGTCCAG CTCCTACCAGAAGAGTCACTAGGTCTCTTTTTTCAAGAATGTCATAAACAAGCCACACAGGACTTCGAACTCTATATGCCACGGGGTCGGTACTGGCGGCATCGTCTCTGTCCTG AACTTCCCAGCATTCCTAGTGAGTATGCTGGGTTGGTGGTCCGCAGGATACTGGAGCCTGTGTTGCAAGGATTGCAAGGACTGCCACCCCAagcccaggcccctgccctcagccAGGCGCTGACTGCCATCCTGGGTGCCTGGCTCAACCACATCCTCACCCATGGGATCCGGTTCAG CCTGCAGGGGGCGCTGCAGCTCAGACAAGACTTTGCAGTGGTCCGGGAGTTGCTGGAGGAGGAGCAGTGGGGCCTGTCCCCAGAACTTCGCCAGACTCTGCTCATGCTCAGCATCTTCCAGCAGCTGGACGGGGCACTGCTGTGTCTATTGCAGCAGCCCTTGCCCAAGACTCAAGTCCACAGGAGGCCTTCCTGTTGCT GTGCATGTAATGACATCCTGAACACGGACCTGCCCAGCAGCAGCCTCAACAGCCTGGAGAGCTTGGAGCCTCCTCTTCAGCCTGGAGCACCCCGAGCCCAGACAGCTCAGCTGCTAAGCACACTATGGGGAGGAGGACCTAGCCCTGAGGCTTACCTGGTAGGAAATCAGCAGGCCTGGCTTGCCCTGAGGCAGCACCAGCACCCGCGCTGGCACTTACCTTTTCTTTCCTGCCTGGGAACCAGTTCTGAATCCTAA
- the CCDC142 gene encoding coiled-coil domain-containing protein 142 isoform X1 has protein sequence MAQASRSGGLLSPLATVPSLRAQPGGTVEEQWQSERAGALRRDVRGRPGLPAAGSIPCLDPRPGGAPGGQPCWVAPADAGEHREAGAAAWGREPAAGGPIPPALQRLRAVFLRLHREREQLLQARDCARRLQAAVRLLRILSPGVPPASPSPGPLPQLCRDLLPHPSRGAVLRSGLEETLEPLLLARPIGLAAQRLEATIEMQLRALGRAPASPGLSSQLADLLLALPAYHQLQGKALSHVPGAARPFPPARVLRLLTGERGCLVAGWLNEALGVSGLRDQLRRRCHEERELLPGLLGLMEGVACPVSPGLGLGGAGALWSQYWTLLWAACAQSLDLNLGPWKDPREAAQQLKNALGQASLPQECEKELASLCHNLIHQSLLWSWDQGFCQALGSAGRDQSSLPSSSSTTELLQKLFPPLLDALRELRSGMLLWQPPGPAPLALGLCTLQTTLLWFWSRTQKHLAAWAPGSFLLLTLKDLPPLLREAEALSSLASEESLALEVEQQLGLEIRKLTAQVQLLPEESLGLFFQECHKQATQDFELYMPRGRYWRHRLCPELPSIPSEYAGLVVRRILEPVLQGLQGLPPQAQAPALSQALTAILGAWLNHILTHGIRFSLQGALQLRQDFAVVRELLEEEQWGLSPELRQTLLMLSIFQQLDGALLCLLQQPLPKTQVHRRPSCCCACNDILNTDLPSSSLNSLESLEPPLQPGAPRAQTAQLLSTLWGGGPSPEAYLVGNQQAWLALRQHQHPRWHLPFLSCLGTSSES, from the exons ATGGCCCAGGCGTCTCGCTCCGGTGGTCTTCTGTCTCCGCTCGCTACCGTGCCGTCGTTGCGGGCGCAGCCCGGGGGCACTGTGGAGGAGCAGTGGCAGAGCGAGCGGGCGGGCGCTCTCCGCCGGGACGTTCGTGGCAGGCCGGGGCTGCCGGCTGCCGGGAGCATCCCCTGCCTGGACCCACGGCCCGGcggagctccaggagggcagccaTGCTGGGTGGCGCCGGCAGACGCAGGAGAGCACCGCGAGGCCGGCGCTGCGGCCTGGGGGCGGGAGCCGGCAGCTGGCGGCCCGATCCCGCCTGCGCTGCAGCGTCTCCGGGCGGTGTTCCTGCGGCTGCACCGGGAGCGAGAGCAGCTCCTCCAAGCCCGGGACTGCGCCCGCCGCCTCCAGGCAGCCGTGCGCCTCCTGAGGATCCTGAGTCCCGGCGTGCCAcccgccagccccagccccggccccttGCCTCAGCTGTGCCGCGACCTGCTGCCGCACCCTTCCAGAGGGGCAGTCCTGCGAAGCGGCCTTGAGGAGACCCTCGAGCCGCTCCTCCTGGCGCGCCCCATCGGACTAGCAGCCCAACGCCTGGAGGCTACAATCGAGATGCAGCTTCGGGCTCTGGGCCGGGCGCCCGCGAGCCCGGGCCTGTCGTCCCAACTCGCCGACCTGCTGCTGGCGCTTCCCGCCTACCACCAGCTGCAGGGAAAAGCCTTGAGCCACGTCCCAGGGGCCGCGCGCCCTTTTCCCCCGGCCCGTGTGCTCCGCCTCCTGACAGGGGAGCGGGGTTGCCTGGTAGCAGGTTGGCTGAATGAGGCGCTCGGGGTATCCGGCTTGCGGGACCAGCTCCGCAGGCGGTGCCACGAGGAGCGCGAGCTGCTGCCAGGGCTACTGGGCCTGATGGAGGGCGTGGCGTGTCCAGTCAGCCCTGGACTAGGGCTTGGCGGGGCTGGAGCCCTGTGGAGCCAGTACTGGACCCTGCTGTGGGCAGCCTGTGCGCAAAGTCTGGACCTAAATCTAGGACCCTGGAAGGACCCCAGGGAAGCGGCACAACAGCTGAAAAATGCACTGGGTCAGG CATCACTGCCTCAGGAGTGTGAGAAGGAGCTGGCGTCTTTGTGTCACAACCTAATTCATCAGTCTCTTCTCTGGAGCTGGGACCAAG GCTTCTGTCAGGCCTTGGGATCTGCTGGTAGAGATCAGAGCAGCCTTCCCTCATCCTCTAGTACCACTGAACTTCTGCAAaagctcttccctcctctcttagATGCCCTTCGAGAACTCAGATCAGGGATGCTCCTCTGGCAGCCTCCAG gtccTGCACCTCTTGCCTTGGGGCTCTGTACCCTGCAGACCACCTTGCTCTGGTTTTGGAGCAGAACTCAGAAGCACCTGGCAGCATGGGCCCCAGGTTCCTTCCTGCTCCTGACCCTGAAGGACCTACCT CCTCTATTGCGTGAGGCAGAAGCTCTGTCTAGCCTGGCTTCAGAGGAAAGCTTGGCCCTGGAGGTGGAGCAGCAGTTGGGCCTGGAGATCCGGAAGCTGACTGCACAGGTCCAG CTCCTACCAGAAGAGTCACTAGGTCTCTTTTTTCAAGAATGTCATAAACAAGCCACACAGGACTTCGAACTCTATATGCCACGGGGTCGGTACTGGCGGCATCGTCTCTGTCCTG AACTTCCCAGCATTCCTAGTGAGTATGCTGGGTTGGTGGTCCGCAGGATACTGGAGCCTGTGTTGCAAGGATTGCAAGGACTGCCACCCCAagcccaggcccctgccctcagccAGGCGCTGACTGCCATCCTGGGTGCCTGGCTCAACCACATCCTCACCCATGGGATCCGGTTCAG CCTGCAGGGGGCGCTGCAGCTCAGACAAGACTTTGCAGTGGTCCGGGAGTTGCTGGAGGAGGAGCAGTGGGGCCTGTCCCCAGAACTTCGCCAGACTCTGCTCATGCTCAGCATCTTCCAGCAGCTGGACGGGGCACTGCTGTGTCTATTGCAGCAGCCCTTGCCCAAGACTCAAGTCCACAGGAGGCCTTCCTGTTGCT GTGCATGTAATGACATCCTGAACACGGACCTGCCCAGCAGCAGCCTCAACAGCCTGGAGAGCTTGGAGCCTCCTCTTCAGCCTGGAGCACCCCGAGCCCAGACAGCTCAGCTGCTAAGCACACTATGGGGAGGAGGACCTAGCCCTGAGGCTTACCTGGTAGGAAATCAGCAGGCCTGGCTTGCCCTGAGGCAGCACCAGCACCCGCGCTGGCACTTACCTTTTCTTTCCTGCCTGGGAACCAGTTCTGAATCCTAA
- the CCDC142 gene encoding coiled-coil domain-containing protein 142 isoform X3, giving the protein MAQASRSGGLLSPLATVPSLRAQPGGTVEEQWQSERAGALRRDVRGRPGLPAAGSIPCLDPRPGGAPGGQPCWVAPADAGEHREAGAAAWGREPAAGGPIPPALQRLRAVFLRLHREREQLLQARDCARRLQAAVRLLRILSPGVPPASPSPGPLPQLCRDLLPHPSRGAVLRSGLEETLEPLLLARPIGLAAQRLEATIEMQLRALGRAPASPGLSSQLADLLLALPAYHQLQGKALSHVPGAARPFPPARVLRLLTGERGCLVAGWLNEALGVSGLRDQLRRRCHEERELLPGLLGLMEGVACPVSPGLGLGGAGALWSQYWTLLWAACAQSLDLNLGPWKDPREAAQQLKNALGQGFCQALGSAGRDQSSLPSSSSTTELLQKLFPPLLDALRELRSGMLLWQPPGPAPLALGLCTLQTTLLWFWSRTQKHLAAWAPGSFLLLTLKDLPPLLREAEALSSLASEESLALEVEQQLGLEIRKLTAQVQLLPEESLGLFFQECHKQATQDFELYMPRGRYWRHRLCPELPSIPSEYAGLVVRRILEPVLQGLQGLPPQAQAPALSQALTAILGAWLNHILTHGIRFSLQGALQLRQDFAVVRELLEEEQWGLSPELRQTLLMLSIFQQLDGALLCLLQQPLPKTQVHRRPSCCCACNDILNTDLPSSSLNSLESLEPPLQPGAPRAQTAQLLSTLWGGGPSPEAYLVGNQQAWLALRQHQHPRWHLPFLSCLGTSSES; this is encoded by the exons ATGGCCCAGGCGTCTCGCTCCGGTGGTCTTCTGTCTCCGCTCGCTACCGTGCCGTCGTTGCGGGCGCAGCCCGGGGGCACTGTGGAGGAGCAGTGGCAGAGCGAGCGGGCGGGCGCTCTCCGCCGGGACGTTCGTGGCAGGCCGGGGCTGCCGGCTGCCGGGAGCATCCCCTGCCTGGACCCACGGCCCGGcggagctccaggagggcagccaTGCTGGGTGGCGCCGGCAGACGCAGGAGAGCACCGCGAGGCCGGCGCTGCGGCCTGGGGGCGGGAGCCGGCAGCTGGCGGCCCGATCCCGCCTGCGCTGCAGCGTCTCCGGGCGGTGTTCCTGCGGCTGCACCGGGAGCGAGAGCAGCTCCTCCAAGCCCGGGACTGCGCCCGCCGCCTCCAGGCAGCCGTGCGCCTCCTGAGGATCCTGAGTCCCGGCGTGCCAcccgccagccccagccccggccccttGCCTCAGCTGTGCCGCGACCTGCTGCCGCACCCTTCCAGAGGGGCAGTCCTGCGAAGCGGCCTTGAGGAGACCCTCGAGCCGCTCCTCCTGGCGCGCCCCATCGGACTAGCAGCCCAACGCCTGGAGGCTACAATCGAGATGCAGCTTCGGGCTCTGGGCCGGGCGCCCGCGAGCCCGGGCCTGTCGTCCCAACTCGCCGACCTGCTGCTGGCGCTTCCCGCCTACCACCAGCTGCAGGGAAAAGCCTTGAGCCACGTCCCAGGGGCCGCGCGCCCTTTTCCCCCGGCCCGTGTGCTCCGCCTCCTGACAGGGGAGCGGGGTTGCCTGGTAGCAGGTTGGCTGAATGAGGCGCTCGGGGTATCCGGCTTGCGGGACCAGCTCCGCAGGCGGTGCCACGAGGAGCGCGAGCTGCTGCCAGGGCTACTGGGCCTGATGGAGGGCGTGGCGTGTCCAGTCAGCCCTGGACTAGGGCTTGGCGGGGCTGGAGCCCTGTGGAGCCAGTACTGGACCCTGCTGTGGGCAGCCTGTGCGCAAAGTCTGGACCTAAATCTAGGACCCTGGAAGGACCCCAGGGAAGCGGCACAACAGCTGAAAAATGCACTGGGTCAGG GCTTCTGTCAGGCCTTGGGATCTGCTGGTAGAGATCAGAGCAGCCTTCCCTCATCCTCTAGTACCACTGAACTTCTGCAAaagctcttccctcctctcttagATGCCCTTCGAGAACTCAGATCAGGGATGCTCCTCTGGCAGCCTCCAG gtccTGCACCTCTTGCCTTGGGGCTCTGTACCCTGCAGACCACCTTGCTCTGGTTTTGGAGCAGAACTCAGAAGCACCTGGCAGCATGGGCCCCAGGTTCCTTCCTGCTCCTGACCCTGAAGGACCTACCT CCTCTATTGCGTGAGGCAGAAGCTCTGTCTAGCCTGGCTTCAGAGGAAAGCTTGGCCCTGGAGGTGGAGCAGCAGTTGGGCCTGGAGATCCGGAAGCTGACTGCACAGGTCCAG CTCCTACCAGAAGAGTCACTAGGTCTCTTTTTTCAAGAATGTCATAAACAAGCCACACAGGACTTCGAACTCTATATGCCACGGGGTCGGTACTGGCGGCATCGTCTCTGTCCTG AACTTCCCAGCATTCCTAGTGAGTATGCTGGGTTGGTGGTCCGCAGGATACTGGAGCCTGTGTTGCAAGGATTGCAAGGACTGCCACCCCAagcccaggcccctgccctcagccAGGCGCTGACTGCCATCCTGGGTGCCTGGCTCAACCACATCCTCACCCATGGGATCCGGTTCAG CCTGCAGGGGGCGCTGCAGCTCAGACAAGACTTTGCAGTGGTCCGGGAGTTGCTGGAGGAGGAGCAGTGGGGCCTGTCCCCAGAACTTCGCCAGACTCTGCTCATGCTCAGCATCTTCCAGCAGCTGGACGGGGCACTGCTGTGTCTATTGCAGCAGCCCTTGCCCAAGACTCAAGTCCACAGGAGGCCTTCCTGTTGCT GTGCATGTAATGACATCCTGAACACGGACCTGCCCAGCAGCAGCCTCAACAGCCTGGAGAGCTTGGAGCCTCCTCTTCAGCCTGGAGCACCCCGAGCCCAGACAGCTCAGCTGCTAAGCACACTATGGGGAGGAGGACCTAGCCCTGAGGCTTACCTGGTAGGAAATCAGCAGGCCTGGCTTGCCCTGAGGCAGCACCAGCACCCGCGCTGGCACTTACCTTTTCTTTCCTGCCTGGGAACCAGTTCTGAATCCTAA